In Sphaeramia orbicularis chromosome 12, fSphaOr1.1, whole genome shotgun sequence, the following proteins share a genomic window:
- the LOC115429279 gene encoding aldo-keto reductase family 1 member D1-like has protein sequence MNLTAESHSVPLSDGNSIPLIGLGTYGDPRQTPKGTAYESVKLAIEVGYRHIDGALVYFNEHEVGQAIREKISDGTVKREDIFYCGKLWNTFHPPELVRPALERTLKTLQLDYVDLYIVEMPTAFKPGDTFYPRDENGKYIYHDTDLCATWEALEACKDAGIIKSLGVSNFNKRQLELILNKPGLKYKPVSNQVECHPYFTQPKLLDFCRQKDIVIVGYSPLGTSRDASWVNLSCPPLLEDELLVSIAKKYNKSPAQVVLRFNVQRGVVVIPKSFSPVRIRENFQIFDFSLSDAEMNAIEGLNKNIRFVELLMWSDHPEYPFHDDY, from the exons ATGAACCTGACAGCTGAGAGTCACTCTGTTCCTCTGAGTGATGGAAACAGCATTCCTCTGATAGGACTGGGAACCTATGGGGATCCACGGCAG ACACCTAAGGGGACTGCATATGAGTCAGTAAAACTGGCCATTGAAGTGGGGTACAGACACATTGATGGAGCTTTGGTCTATTTTAATGAACATGAGGTGGGACAAGCTATAAGAGAGAAAATTTCAGATGGAACtgtgaagagagaggacattttctACTGTGGAAAG TTGTGGAACACATTCCATCCTCCTGAGTTGGTACGACCTGCTTTGGAGAGAACATTGAAGACATTGCAGCTTGATTATGTTGATCTTTATATTGTGGAGATGCCCACAGCTTTCAAG CCAGGAGACACATTCTACCCAAGAGACGAGAATGGCAAGTACATTTATCATGACACAGACCTTTGTGCAACATGGGAG GCATTGGAAGCCTGTAAAGATGCTGGGATTATTAAATCACTTGGAGTGTCCAATTTCAACAAACGCCAACTGGAGTTAATCCTGAACAAACCTGGACTTAAATACAAACCTGTGTCAAACCAG GTTGAGTGCCATCCCTATTTCACCCAGCCAAAATTGCTGGACTTCTGCCGCCAAAAGGACATTGTTATTGTGGGATATAGCCCTTTGGGGACATCTAGGGATGCATCCTG GGTAAACCTTTCGTGTCCTCCATTGCTGGAAGATGAGTTACTGGTGTCAATTGCTAAAAAGTATAATAAGAGTCCAGCGCAGGTGGTCCTGAGGTTCAATGTGCAGAGAGGAGTGGTGGTCATCCCCAAGAGCTTCAGTCCTGTTCGCATAAGGGAGAACTTTCAG ATCTTTGATTTCTCTCTCTCTGATGCTGAGATGAATGCAATTGAAGGACTGAACAAGAACATTCGCTTTGTGGAGCTGCTTAT gtggtcGGATCATCCAGAATATCCATTTCATGATGACTACTAG